In Shouchella patagoniensis, the following are encoded in one genomic region:
- a CDS encoding DegT/DnrJ/EryC1/StrS family aminotransferase: MKERIHLSLAHLGNEELTYVNEAFETNWVAPLGPNVDSFEKELSNYINVNYATAVSSGTAAIHLGLQLLGVRKDDIVFCSSLTFVASANPILYQGAEPVFIDSDPITWNMSTRALEKAFEEAKKSGKLPKAVIVVNLYGQSADYDPILEICNLYNVPVLEDAAESLGATYKGRKSGTLGKLGVFSFNGNKIITTSGGGMLVSDDQEIIDRAKFLATQARENELHYQHNEVGYNYRLSNVLAGIGRGQLKVLEDRVSGRRAIYSKYYDELNEFAGIEFMPEASYGKHNRWLTTLTINSSFSIIDSSGLIKALHQENIEARPVWKPLHLQPLFKDNKYYTHEESVSEILFRDGLCLPSSTTMTLSQQERVIDAIKYALKGRY; the protein is encoded by the coding sequence ATGAAGGAAAGAATTCACCTCTCGTTGGCGCATTTAGGAAATGAGGAATTAACTTATGTTAACGAAGCATTTGAAACAAATTGGGTTGCACCTTTAGGTCCTAATGTTGATTCATTCGAAAAAGAACTATCAAATTATATTAATGTGAATTATGCCACGGCAGTGAGTTCTGGTACTGCAGCAATTCATTTAGGTTTACAATTATTAGGTGTAAGGAAAGACGATATAGTGTTTTGCTCAAGCTTAACTTTTGTGGCAAGCGCAAACCCTATACTATATCAAGGGGCAGAGCCAGTTTTTATTGATTCTGATCCGATTACTTGGAATATGTCTACAAGAGCATTGGAGAAAGCTTTTGAAGAAGCAAAAAAATCTGGGAAACTTCCTAAGGCAGTAATTGTAGTAAATTTGTATGGACAAAGTGCAGATTATGATCCTATATTAGAAATTTGTAATCTATACAATGTACCTGTATTGGAAGACGCAGCTGAATCACTAGGGGCTACTTATAAAGGAAGAAAGAGTGGTACTCTTGGAAAGTTAGGTGTCTTCTCTTTTAATGGAAATAAAATCATTACTACTTCTGGTGGGGGAATGTTAGTATCAGATGACCAGGAAATAATTGATAGAGCGAAATTTTTAGCAACTCAAGCTAGAGAAAATGAGCTACATTATCAACATAATGAAGTAGGGTATAATTATAGATTAAGTAATGTATTGGCAGGAATAGGTAGAGGACAGTTAAAAGTACTTGAAGATAGAGTCAGTGGTAGAAGAGCGATATACTCAAAGTATTATGATGAGCTTAACGAATTTGCGGGTATTGAATTTATGCCCGAAGCTTCCTATGGGAAACATAATAGATGGTTAACCACTTTAACAATCAATTCTAGTTTTTCAATAATTGATAGTTCAGGTCTAATCAAAGCATTACATCAAGAAAATATTGAGGCTAGACCAGTTTGGAAACCGCTTCATTTACAACCTCTATTTAAAGACAATAAATACTATACTCATGAAGAAAGTGTAAGTGAAATTTTATTTAGAGATGGGCTATGTCTACCTTCTAGTACAACAATGACTTTGTCCCAACAAGAAAGAGTTATTGATGCAATTAAATATGCATTAAAAGGTAGGTACTGA
- a CDS encoding UDP-glucose dehydrogenase family protein yields MKKIAVVGTGYVGLVTGVALSEIGHCITCVDVDQVKVESMSAGKSPIYEPGLSELMTKNFEAGRLTFTTKHKEAFEGADAIYIAVGTPQKEDGTADLRFIESVADNIAEHLNNYAVVVTKSTVPVGTNDYIKSYIEKYTDVPFDVVSNPEFLREGSAVQDTFNGDRIVIGADSPIAGELIEEINKPFGIPVFRTDIRSAEMIKYASNAFLATKISFVNEIANLCEKLDANVDDVAKGMGQDKRIGEKFLNAGIGYGGSCFPKDTSALVQIAGNVEHEFTLLKAVIEVNYKQQRLLVEKAKEHFGSLRGKTIALLGLAFKPNTDDMREAASIILAQDLVLAGANVIAYDPIAMENAKKILPEAVDYVGSPLEAIKGADTAFVVTEWKDICSLTTEDFKANLKESVVFDGRNCFNLEAMKEAGIEYYSVGRPVVKVEKELV; encoded by the coding sequence ATGAAAAAAATAGCTGTCGTAGGAACCGGCTACGTAGGTCTAGTAACCGGAGTCGCTCTATCAGAAATAGGACACTGCATCACCTGCGTAGACGTCGACCAAGTCAAAGTTGAAAGCATGAGCGCAGGCAAGTCTCCAATCTATGAGCCTGGTTTATCTGAACTGATGACGAAGAACTTTGAAGCTGGGCGGTTAACTTTTACAACAAAACACAAGGAAGCATTTGAAGGTGCGGATGCTATCTACATCGCTGTTGGAACACCTCAAAAAGAAGATGGTACCGCGGATCTTCGTTTTATTGAATCCGTTGCTGATAATATTGCAGAACACTTAAACAATTATGCTGTTGTTGTCACAAAGAGTACGGTCCCAGTTGGTACGAATGACTATATCAAGTCTTACATTGAGAAGTATACAGATGTTCCATTTGATGTTGTCTCAAATCCAGAGTTCTTACGTGAAGGTTCCGCGGTGCAGGATACATTCAATGGTGATCGTATTGTAATTGGTGCGGACAGCCCAATTGCAGGAGAATTAATAGAAGAGATTAATAAGCCATTTGGTATTCCTGTTTTCCGTACGGATATTAGAAGTGCAGAGATGATTAAATATGCGTCAAATGCGTTTCTAGCGACGAAAATTAGTTTTGTTAATGAGATCGCAAATCTCTGCGAAAAGCTTGATGCCAATGTCGATGATGTTGCAAAAGGGATGGGACAAGACAAGCGGATTGGCGAGAAGTTCTTGAATGCCGGTATTGGGTATGGAGGCTCTTGTTTCCCTAAAGATACGAGCGCTCTTGTGCAAATTGCGGGGAATGTGGAACATGAGTTTACCTTATTAAAAGCAGTTATTGAAGTGAATTATAAGCAGCAGCGTCTTTTGGTTGAGAAAGCGAAAGAACATTTTGGTTCGCTTCGTGGCAAGACCATTGCTCTGCTTGGACTTGCTTTTAAACCGAATACAGATGATATGCGTGAAGCGGCATCTATTATTCTAGCGCAAGATCTAGTGCTGGCTGGTGCGAATGTCATTGCATATGATCCAATTGCGATGGAGAATGCCAAGAAGATTCTTCCGGAAGCAGTAGACTATGTAGGAAGTCCACTAGAAGCAATCAAAGGCGCTGATACGGCATTTGTTGTGACAGAGTGGAAAGATATTTGTTCGTTAACAACAGAGGATTTTAAAGCGAATTTGAAAGAGTCTGTCGTGTTTGATGGACGTAATTGTTTTAATTTAGAGGCAATGAAAGAGGCCGGGATTGAGTATTATTCGGTTGGGCGTCCTGTTGTGAAAGTGGAGAAAGAGTTGGTTTAA
- a CDS encoding NAD-dependent epimerase produces MKVLITGVAGFIGVNLSERLLKNDITVIGIDNMNDYYDIRLKTNRLELLKRESNFIFLEGDIGELHFIKQLFAKYKPTHVINLAAQAGVRYSIDNPHAYIQSNLVGFTNILESCRHNKVEHLIYASSSSVYGANKKMPFSTTDAVNHPVSLYAATKKSNELLAHTYSHLYNLPTTGLRFFTVYGPWGRPDMAYFSFTKNIMEGKPIKVFNNGEMMRDFTYIDDIVEGIVRLIDKKPEPNLEFDHLHPDPSSSHAPYKVYNIGNNEPVKLMDFIRTIEKHVGKEANLEFLPMQPGDVQATYADINDLQKATGFNPTTSIDEGIGKFVEWYKSYYK; encoded by the coding sequence ATGAAAGTTCTTATTACAGGGGTAGCTGGGTTTATTGGAGTGAATTTAAGTGAGCGTTTATTGAAAAATGATATAACTGTTATAGGAATTGATAATATGAATGATTACTATGATATTAGATTAAAAACAAATAGATTAGAACTTTTAAAGAGAGAATCTAATTTTATTTTTTTAGAAGGTGATATAGGGGAATTACACTTTATAAAACAACTTTTTGCAAAATATAAACCAACACATGTAATAAATTTAGCAGCGCAAGCTGGGGTTCGTTATAGTATCGATAATCCCCATGCATATATTCAATCAAATCTAGTTGGTTTTACAAATATATTGGAGTCTTGTAGACATAACAAGGTTGAGCATCTTATCTATGCCTCTTCAAGCTCAGTTTACGGTGCTAATAAGAAGATGCCTTTTTCAACGACAGATGCTGTGAATCATCCTGTAAGCCTGTATGCGGCTACAAAGAAATCAAATGAACTTCTCGCCCATACGTATAGCCATTTATATAACCTTCCTACAACTGGCCTTCGTTTCTTTACTGTCTACGGCCCATGGGGGCGACCTGATATGGCTTACTTTTCGTTTACGAAAAACATTATGGAAGGAAAACCGATTAAAGTGTTTAATAACGGCGAAATGATGCGAGATTTCACATACATCGATGATATTGTTGAAGGCATTGTTCGTTTAATTGATAAGAAACCAGAACCAAATCTTGAATTTGATCATCTGCATCCTGATCCAAGTAGTAGCCATGCTCCTTACAAGGTATATAATATTGGGAACAATGAGCCTGTTAAATTAATGGACTTTATTCGAACAATTGAGAAGCATGTGGGTAAGGAGGCAAACTTAGAATTTTTGCCGATGCAGCCTGGAGATGTTCAAGCAACCTATGCCGATATTAACGATCTACAAAAAGCAACTGGATTTAATCCGACTACTTCAATTGATGAGGGTATAGGCAAGTTTGTAGAGTGGTATAAATCATATTATAAATAA
- a CDS encoding flagellin, which translates to MIINNNMSAMNAHRQLGVNQGMAAKAQEKLSSGLRINRAGDDAAGLAISEKMRAQVRGLDQASRNAQDGISLIQTAEGGLNETHSILQRMRELAVQASNDTNEGTDREEIQKEVDELAKEISRISNDTQFNNKALIDGTASNVKFHIGANEGQNISISINNMSGEALGVATTTTASEDGTTIVDADGTTIGTWQAAADAVEADPDATPPVEASPATVAGYYQDGELVLAADQQLEGGAVATTKGVDVSNSENASEAITAIQGAIDKVSSERSKLGATQNRLEHTISNLENTSENLTAAESRIRDVDMAKEIMEFTKQNILSQASQSMLAQANQAPQQVLQLLG; encoded by the coding sequence ATGATTATCAACAACAATATGAGCGCAATGAACGCTCACCGTCAACTTGGTGTGAACCAAGGAATGGCTGCAAAAGCTCAAGAAAAACTATCTTCAGGTCTTCGCATCAACCGTGCTGGCGATGACGCAGCAGGTCTTGCAATTTCTGAAAAAATGCGTGCTCAAGTTCGTGGGCTTGATCAAGCGAGCCGTAACGCTCAAGATGGTATTTCTTTAATTCAAACGGCAGAAGGCGGACTAAATGAAACACATAGTATCCTTCAACGTATGCGTGAACTAGCTGTTCAAGCTTCAAATGATACAAACGAAGGAACTGATCGTGAAGAAATTCAAAAAGAAGTAGATGAGCTTGCTAAAGAAATTAGCCGCATTTCTAATGACACACAATTTAACAATAAAGCTCTAATCGACGGCACGGCTTCAAACGTTAAATTCCATATTGGAGCAAACGAAGGACAAAACATCTCCATTTCAATTAATAATATGAGCGGAGAAGCATTAGGTGTTGCTACTACAACAACGGCTAGTGAAGATGGCACTACAATTGTTGATGCAGATGGAACTACTATTGGTACATGGCAAGCAGCAGCGGATGCAGTTGAAGCAGATCCTGATGCTACTCCACCAGTTGAAGCTTCACCAGCTACAGTAGCTGGTTATTACCAGGACGGAGAACTTGTACTAGCTGCAGATCAACAACTTGAGGGCGGCGCAGTAGCGACCACAAAAGGGGTGGACGTATCTAATTCTGAAAATGCTAGTGAAGCAATCACAGCCATTCAAGGAGCAATTGATAAAGTATCTTCAGAGCGTTCTAAATTAGGTGCTACTCAAAACCGTTTAGAGCATACAATCTCTAACTTAGAAAACACTTCTGAAAACCTTACTGCTGCTGAATCACGTATCCGTGACGTTGACATGGCGAAGGAAATCATGGAGTTCACAAAGCAAAACATCTTGTCTCAAGCATCACAATCCATGCTTGCACAAGCGAACCAAGCTCCACAACAAGTTCTTCAACTTCTTGGTTAA
- a CDS encoding helix-turn-helix domain-containing protein, with product MNSFRVRLKQLREEHNFTQQDLAEHLLISIRQYRRYEKGDYEPNIETLIKLANYFNVSLDYLLGRSEDKSRYPRDY from the coding sequence TTGAATTCTTTCAGAGTACGATTAAAACAATTACGTGAAGAACATAACTTTACTCAACAAGACTTAGCAGAACATCTCCTTATATCCATTCGTCAATATAGACGATATGAAAAGGGCGATTATGAACCTAATATTGAGACACTCATAAAATTGGCAAATTACTTCAATGTCTCTCTTGATTATTTGTTAGGCCGATCAGAAGATAAGAGCCGCTATCCGAGAGATTACTGA
- a CDS encoding DUF308 domain-containing protein translates to MGFIVLILTLASLVFVVLGIFNLIRYRKQREYHKKYLGFIGLGIVFYIVGIILIPDESNEEVVTADVEKSEGLETESQEDPHSKEGLEETKEKESSIFELTDEMTDDLFESYIEAQAEATYTKEDIEMTFYKGMDYPTYQTEALGNIMLAEAYFNEQTSVALDVVIANDGFIGILNTTDDGITGHVHFDDMYEAKAYFN, encoded by the coding sequence ATGGGTTTTATCGTATTAATATTAACATTGGCGAGTCTAGTATTTGTAGTACTAGGGATTTTTAATTTAATTCGCTATCGGAAACAAAGAGAGTATCATAAAAAGTATTTGGGATTTATCGGTCTTGGAATTGTTTTTTACATAGTTGGTATTATACTTATTCCTGATGAATCAAACGAAGAAGTCGTTACAGCTGATGTGGAAAAGTCCGAGGGTTTGGAAACTGAAAGCCAAGAAGATCCTCATTCAAAAGAAGGATTAGAAGAAACAAAGGAAAAGGAGTCTAGTATATTTGAATTAACAGATGAAATGACGGATGATTTATTTGAATCTTATATCGAGGCTCAAGCGGAAGCAACCTATACAAAGGAAGATATTGAAATGACTTTTTACAAAGGTATGGATTACCCAACCTATCAAACGGAAGCGCTTGGAAATATCATGCTTGCTGAAGCTTATTTTAATGAACAAACAAGTGTAGCACTTGATGTAGTCATTGCAAATGATGGATTCATTGGTATATTAAATACAACTGATGATGGTATTACGGGTCATGTTCATTTTGATGATATGTATGAGGCTAAAGCTTATTTTAATTAG
- a CDS encoding ATP-grasp domain-containing protein: MNVLITSAGRRVKVIEYFRKELNKIGGRVFAADCDKTAPALNFADTSLVILPIVDEKYIDELLEICRSNEISAVISLIDPELEILSENKSLFKEIGVEVIVSPLKEVKLSFNKFNMYEEFIRKSIPVVPTYNSVENTLEALNSHVISFPIILKPGNGSASIGIRIINSEKELREAFFLQDNLIAQPYIQSDEYGVDVYIDIYSKEVVNLFIKRKIKMRAGETDKSISIKNKAIQELILNTLKHYDFIGPLDFDIFEYNGTYCISEINPRFGGGYPHAYELGQNFISSIITNLQGNSNDSIIGDYEKNLMMIKYDNVLIKEI, from the coding sequence ATGAATGTACTAATTACAAGTGCTGGCAGAAGAGTTAAGGTAATTGAATATTTCAGAAAAGAATTAAATAAAATTGGTGGGAGAGTTTTTGCTGCAGATTGTGACAAGACAGCGCCAGCTTTAAATTTTGCGGATACTTCTTTAGTCATTTTACCAATTGTAGATGAGAAATATATTGATGAATTACTAGAGATATGTCGAAGTAATGAGATTTCGGCGGTTATATCTTTAATTGATCCAGAGCTAGAGATTCTTTCAGAAAATAAGAGTCTATTTAAAGAAATAGGTGTTGAGGTAATTGTATCTCCATTAAAAGAAGTGAAATTAAGTTTTAATAAATTCAATATGTATGAAGAATTTATACGTAAAAGTATCCCCGTTGTGCCAACATATAATTCGGTCGAAAACACTTTAGAAGCACTAAATAGCCATGTAATAAGTTTTCCAATTATATTAAAGCCAGGCAACGGGAGTGCAAGCATAGGAATTCGTATAATAAACTCGGAAAAAGAATTGAGAGAAGCATTCTTTCTTCAGGATAATTTAATTGCTCAACCCTATATACAAAGTGATGAATACGGCGTAGATGTTTATATAGATATATACTCCAAAGAAGTTGTTAACTTATTCATTAAAAGAAAAATTAAAATGAGGGCCGGAGAAACAGATAAATCTATATCAATTAAAAATAAGGCTATTCAAGAGCTTATTCTTAACACGCTAAAACATTATGATTTTATTGGTCCCTTAGACTTTGATATTTTCGAGTATAATGGAACTTATTGTATTTCAGAGATAAATCCACGCTTTGGTGGTGGTTATCCTCATGCTTATGAGTTAGGACAAAATTTTATTAGTTCTATTATAACTAATTTACAAGGAAATTCAAATGATTCAATAATTGGAGATTATGAAAAGAACTTAATGATGATTAAGTACGACAATGTGCTTATTAAGGAGATATAA
- a CDS encoding UTP--glucose-1-phosphate uridylyltransferase gives MALELDELVRIMLTIQRNGSSSKESYGVHETLNYLEKSLIKAYAGDSVRMKNEVRKAIIPTAELGSQFIPVTKVQQKEMLPIVNKLAIQYIVEEAVQSGIEDIIIVVCRTKDAINYDLDKLYELETLATRNDYNAMLEEVKQASNFANIHYLIQNEPRGLGDAILQASSFIGNEPFAVLLGDDVVKSTVPCLMQMMNVYSRYHSSVVGVDRVEYSDVSKYGMVSPKGESIDTRLFHVETFLEEDSKYRVLSNLALMGRYILRPEVFQVLESLSVEAFGDIELTSALIQLNEEQAILAYEFDGNA, from the coding sequence ATGGCATTGGAGCTTGATGAGCTGGTTCGTATTATGTTGACTATTCAACGGAATGGGTCAAGTAGCAAGGAGTCCTACGGAGTCCATGAAACGTTAAATTATCTTGAAAAAAGTTTAATAAAAGCTTATGCCGGAGATAGTGTGAGAATGAAAAACGAAGTGCGAAAAGCGATCATACCTACTGCTGAATTAGGATCACAATTTATTCCAGTAACAAAAGTACAACAAAAAGAGATGCTACCGATTGTGAACAAGTTAGCCATTCAATACATAGTGGAAGAGGCGGTTCAGTCTGGAATAGAGGACATTATTATTGTTGTTTGTCGTACTAAGGACGCGATTAATTATGATCTCGATAAGTTATATGAGTTGGAAACCCTTGCAACGAGAAATGACTACAACGCTATGTTAGAAGAGGTTAAGCAAGCATCAAATTTCGCAAATATACATTATCTAATACAGAATGAACCAAGAGGCTTAGGAGATGCCATTCTCCAGGCCTCTTCTTTTATTGGTAACGAACCATTTGCAGTTTTGTTAGGGGATGACGTTGTTAAATCAACAGTGCCATGTCTTATGCAGATGATGAATGTTTATAGCAGGTACCATTCATCTGTGGTAGGTGTGGACCGAGTAGAATATAGTGACGTTTCTAAATACGGAATGGTCTCTCCTAAAGGAGAGTCCATTGATACACGTTTGTTTCATGTTGAGACGTTTCTCGAAGAAGATTCTAAATATAGAGTTTTATCAAATCTTGCGTTAATGGGCAGATATATTCTACGACCGGAGGTATTCCAAGTGTTAGAAAGTTTATCAGTAGAAGCTTTTGGTGATATCGAGTTAACAAGTGCATTGATTCAACTTAATGAAGAACAAGCAATTCTTGCATACGAGTTTGATGGGAACGCCTAA
- a CDS encoding RapH N-terminal domain-containing protein, translating to MALLLAPAEVGHKIAEWYSYIIAKELKQAQKLKVEAYEMIDKMEEDDKMIAYYQLVSFRHDLLMARNQDSTTTNTQTLSPVEFQADDYLQFMYYYVSGQHAFLQGKYKSAIRSYKVAEQLLEKVNDPAEKAEFLEKLGISYYRINQYTFATAYIEQALEYFGEHSNYKENEINCEMVLAAIDTELTRFESAENRYMDVLEPSYQYPYTHALVLHNMGLNRVTQNKLEEALSFFEKALSIHEHAESIAGLKTKYYWFHIHLKLGRNLAGFVEMEVELKKHDLHEFKARCMISRGLYIENSLSLVESGIRELEKNELFFECSEVSEEVSLFYESKGDFPNALKFSKLSNAMNKNQTKLGVDQS from the coding sequence ATGGCTTTGTTATTGGCACCAGCGGAGGTTGGGCATAAGATTGCTGAATGGTATAGCTACATCATCGCAAAAGAGCTCAAACAAGCACAAAAACTGAAGGTAGAAGCGTATGAGATGATCGATAAAATGGAAGAAGACGATAAGATGATTGCGTATTATCAGTTGGTATCATTTAGACATGATTTGCTTATGGCTCGGAATCAAGACTCCACCACGACGAATACACAAACCCTCTCTCCGGTCGAATTCCAAGCAGACGATTACCTTCAATTTATGTATTACTATGTTTCTGGACAACATGCGTTTTTGCAAGGCAAATACAAATCGGCTATCCGCTCATACAAGGTGGCCGAGCAATTACTAGAGAAAGTGAATGACCCAGCAGAAAAAGCTGAATTTCTAGAGAAATTAGGGATTAGCTATTATCGGATCAATCAATATACGTTCGCCACAGCGTATATTGAACAAGCATTGGAATATTTCGGAGAGCACAGCAATTATAAAGAGAATGAGATCAACTGCGAGATGGTTTTAGCCGCCATTGACACGGAATTAACACGGTTTGAGTCTGCCGAAAACAGGTACATGGATGTGCTTGAGCCTTCTTATCAATACCCTTATACCCATGCACTAGTCCTCCACAATATGGGACTGAATCGGGTGACACAGAACAAGCTTGAAGAAGCACTCTCTTTCTTTGAAAAAGCACTATCCATACATGAGCATGCAGAGTCCATTGCCGGCTTGAAAACAAAATACTATTGGTTTCATATTCATTTAAAATTAGGAAGAAATTTGGCAGGATTTGTTGAAATGGAAGTCGAATTAAAGAAGCATGATCTGCATGAATTCAAAGCGAGGTGCATGATAAGCAGAGGACTTTATATCGAGAACAGTCTGTCACTAGTCGAATCAGGAATCAGAGAATTAGAAAAAAATGAATTATTCTTCGAATGTTCGGAGGTCTCTGAAGAAGTGTCTCTCTTCTATGAATCGAAAGGCGATTTTCCCAACGCACTGAAGTTTTCAAAGCTGTCAAATGCAATGAATAAAAACCAAACTAAATTAGGAGTTGACCAATCATGA
- a CDS encoding helix-turn-helix domain-containing protein translates to MEFYQKLKKLRAQKGWSQEEFAERLQVSRQAVSKWENGQGFPETEKLVKMSRLFQVSLDYLLKGEGQPFGAHGTTEEGYYASQEVVEAYLLNKKQGAKRIAVGVAILIASILLPMYVQETFSYVLFMMVVASGVGILVWQGFSVKAYKELETQPLIFDDSFIQDFRQKSMANRKRYGLLIVTGIVIIIVSFGIPFLTNDTGHADRDPLLALMPLIWACAVYLFIIAGSAMEGERLIANNEEYVKEYEQYEESSKHSWIHAVIWPVAAVIFLAIGFIWNAWHPGWLVFLVAAVFTTAYTTWKSSKD, encoded by the coding sequence ATGGAATTTTATCAAAAACTAAAAAAGCTGAGAGCACAAAAAGGATGGTCCCAAGAAGAATTTGCTGAAAGGCTTCAAGTCTCCAGACAAGCGGTAAGTAAATGGGAGAACGGACAAGGCTTTCCGGAAACAGAAAAACTGGTGAAAATGAGCAGGTTATTCCAGGTTTCGCTCGATTACCTATTAAAGGGTGAAGGTCAGCCCTTTGGAGCACATGGAACAACTGAGGAAGGGTACTATGCCAGTCAGGAAGTTGTGGAAGCCTATCTTTTAAATAAGAAGCAGGGCGCAAAAAGAATCGCAGTTGGAGTGGCTATTCTTATAGCTTCGATCTTACTCCCTATGTATGTTCAAGAAACATTTAGCTATGTGTTGTTTATGATGGTTGTTGCTAGTGGAGTGGGCATCTTGGTGTGGCAAGGATTTAGCGTAAAAGCGTACAAGGAACTTGAAACACAACCGTTAATTTTTGATGATTCGTTTATTCAAGATTTTAGACAGAAAAGCATGGCCAATCGAAAAAGGTATGGATTATTAATCGTCACCGGAATTGTGATCATTATAGTTAGTTTTGGGATACCTTTTTTGACTAACGACACAGGTCATGCAGACAGAGATCCCCTCTTAGCACTAATGCCGCTAATATGGGCATGTGCTGTGTACTTGTTTATTATCGCAGGGTCGGCAATGGAGGGCGAACGATTGATTGCCAACAATGAGGAATATGTAAAGGAATATGAACAATATGAGGAATCGAGCAAACATAGCTGGATTCATGCGGTGATTTGGCCAGTGGCCGCTGTTATTTTTCTGGCAATCGGTTTTATTTGGAATGCCTGGCATCCTGGGTGGTTAGTGTTTCTAGTTGCCGCCGTTTTTACAACCGCTTATACGACCTGGAAAAGTAGCAAAGATTGA
- a CDS encoding helix-turn-helix domain-containing protein has product MRYKKVNKAKKELKKANNLSYQELAILLGISIRAVQHYASGDRFPDFHVLIKLDDHF; this is encoded by the coding sequence TTGAGGTATAAAAAAGTTAATAAAGCCAAGAAAGAATTAAAAAAAGCCAATAATCTTAGCTATCAAGAACTTGCCATACTTTTAGGTATAAGTATTCGAGCTGTACAGCATTATGCAAGTGGCGATCGCTTTCCAGATTTCCACGTTTTAATTAAACTTGATGATCATTTTTAA
- a CDS encoding DNA alkylation repair protein has protein sequence MDTHTSQCFIHELQQHQNEAEIEKMKKYFKGSDENTKCLGLNMRTVFQLAKQFTDMPLTEVERLLENDYYEVRMGAVSIMDFQAKAKKLPEENRQALYELYIRRHDRINNWDLVDRAAPSVIGTYLLDKPKDKLYELAHSSTVWERRTAMVSTHSFIKAGNTETTFAIAEILIHDPEDFINKAVGSFIREAGKKDGDKLKSFLNKHAHTMPRITLRYAIEKFDKSTRDYYLNRKKS, from the coding sequence ATGGATACTCATACTTCTCAATGCTTTATACATGAGTTGCAGCAACATCAAAATGAAGCGGAAATCGAAAAAATGAAAAAGTACTTTAAAGGTTCAGACGAAAACACAAAATGCTTAGGTCTTAACATGCGTACGGTTTTTCAACTTGCTAAGCAATTTACGGATATGCCTTTAACCGAAGTCGAACGGCTTCTGGAAAACGATTATTATGAAGTGAGAATGGGCGCCGTGAGCATTATGGATTTTCAGGCCAAAGCCAAGAAACTCCCTGAGGAAAACAGGCAAGCTTTGTACGAGCTTTATATACGGAGACATGATCGAATCAACAACTGGGATCTCGTTGATCGTGCCGCTCCTTCTGTAATCGGGACTTATTTACTAGATAAACCAAAAGATAAACTGTACGAACTGGCACACTCCTCTACTGTTTGGGAACGAAGAACAGCTATGGTAAGTACGCATAGCTTTATCAAAGCTGGCAACACGGAAACCACGTTTGCTATCGCTGAGATTCTGATACATGATCCTGAAGATTTCATCAACAAGGCTGTGGGCAGTTTTATTCGTGAAGCAGGCAAGAAAGACGGAGACAAGCTGAAATCGTTCTTAAATAAACACGCTCACACCATGCCCAGAATCACCTTGAGATACGCTATAGAAAAGTTTGATAAGAGCACAAGGGACTACTACTTAAATCGAAAGAAGAGTTAG